ATCACGCGTGAGGCCGCTAAGTTCGACATCCGCCACCAAAGCGCGTACGCCAAGGGTCTTGCCGGGAAAGCCGATATCCAGGGCATGTCGAACAAAACTGCGCCCCCCATCAGCACCCACCAACCAACGCACACGGATGTGTTCTTCACCTGCGTTGCCGATCAGCCGTGCGGTGACTGCGTTGCCGTCCTGCTCAAATCCAACCAGTTCACAAGCAAATTCAGGCTGATGCCCCCACTCAAGCAGACGTTCGCGCATCACGCGCTCGGTCAAAAACTGCGGCACCATCAACGGTTGTCGGTAAGGCTCGGCGGGCATCGACGCCTTGGATTCTGTGAATTCTGTTTCGCTGTAGCTGCCATCGTCGCGGTAGCGCCGGTCAGTCGGATAGACTCCACCCACTGCCATCAGACGGTCGAGAATACCCAGGTCTTCGAACACTTCCTGAGACCTTGGCTGGATACCTTTACCGCGTGAACCCTGGAAGGGATGCGCATTTTTTTCGATCAGCCGAAAAGTGATACCCCTTCTCGCCAGGTCGATTGCCAAGGTCAGGCCGGCGGCACCGGCACCGCAAATCAGTACATCGACAGCGAATTGCGCTTTCATACTGGATTACCTATATGTGCAATACGCACATATTAAGAGAGGCGAACACCGTGTCAATTAAAAATGTGCAAAAAGCACATATATCCGCCCAACTGCGTGACCTGCATGGTTCATTGGTTGAGATCGTGGGGGTGATGAACCGCCCGCAGCGCGACGAAGCGATGGTGCGCGAAGCCGGGATTTCACTGGATCGCGCCCTGTTTCCGCTGCTGGTGCTGGTGGAAAGGTTGGGGCCGATCGGCGTAGTCGAACTGGCTGACCGCGTGGGCCGTGACTACACCACCGTGAGCCGGCAGGTGGCGAAGCTGGAAAGCCTGGGCTTGGTTCTGCGCCAGGCAAGCGCAGTCGACCGCCGCGTACGCGAGTCGGTGATTACCGAGAAAGGCAAAGCCATGACTGACCGCGTCGACGACGCGCGGGAGAGGATCGGTGTGTCGATCTTCTCCACCTGGGATGAAGGCGACTTCGACAATCTGGTGCGGCTGATGCGCAAGTTTGCCGAGGATATCAAGGATGACTCGGTGCGTGCGACGAAGGGCATTTCCTAAGGCCACGCACGTTTCCTGTGGCAAGCGGGGCAAGCCCGCTTGCCACACAGCATCAATCCAATGCCAATTCCACCACCCCAGCATTCAACCGCACCGGCCAAACCCGCAGCCTCTGATCAGGCGCCTCCAGGCACTGCCCATCCTCGAGCCGGTAATGCTGCTTGTAGATCGGCGCCGCCACCACCAGGTCACCCTTGATACTGCCGATCAAGCCGCGCCCGATCACATTCGCGCCGGATTCCGGGTCATGGTTGTCGATGGCAAACAACGTCTGGTCCTGCGCACCCGGCAGGTAGAACAGCGCCACTTGCGCGCCGTCCAGCCACACCACTACCCCGGAATTGCTCACCAGGTCGGTCTCGCTGCACACACCTTTCCAGGTGGCCAGGTTGCGTTGTGGGTTGGTTTGGCTCATCAGGCAATCTCCTCG
The genomic region above belongs to Pseudomonas azotoformans and contains:
- a CDS encoding MarR family winged helix-turn-helix transcriptional regulator, with product MSIKNVQKAHISAQLRDLHGSLVEIVGVMNRPQRDEAMVREAGISLDRALFPLLVLVERLGPIGVVELADRVGRDYTTVSRQVAKLESLGLVLRQASAVDRRVRESVITEKGKAMTDRVDDARERIGVSIFSTWDEGDFDNLVRLMRKFAEDIKDDSVRATKGIS
- the nirD gene encoding nitrite reductase small subunit NirD, with product MSQTNPQRNLATWKGVCSETDLVSNSGVVVWLDGAQVALFYLPGAQDQTLFAIDNHDPESGANVIGRGLIGSIKGDLVVAAPIYKQHYRLEDGQCLEAPDQRLRVWPVRLNAGVVELALD